One window of the Eucalyptus grandis isolate ANBG69807.140 chromosome 6, ASM1654582v1, whole genome shotgun sequence genome contains the following:
- the LOC108953976 gene encoding disease resistance protein RPV1-like, with amino-acid sequence MASFPRPVNQQSQFKYDVFLSFKGEDTRKNFVDHLKYHLWRRGIVAFKDDQDRDLPRGKRIKPEILGAIEKSKYVYLIFSENYASSTWCLEEVAKAVECKDVSEGSVIPIFYRVNPSDIRKLRGNFGRGFANTKEAYSGDKRDIKRWKDALRKVANLYAFLRCRYETKFIEQIMGELENKLGPRLSYVVGDLVGMHSHVAKVVECLRLGKSGARSIGIWGMGDMGKTTVARAVFDKIHGQFDDGCCFLANVREISKKIGLVYLQNQFLSDILQDDNLRIKDDHRGTNMIKERLQHKKVLIILDDVDEKEQLEKLVIRYADGLPLALDVLGSFLACKSLMQWKSALARLKECPEGKIFDRLRLSYDGLHQKEKEIFLDIACFFKGKEKPYVTEVLDNCSLYADVGIEVLVNRALIQIVGNKLWMHDLLQEMAWEIVRRESPEEPGERSRVWLFEDVCHILSKNSVSICKINLQACLSDIRTRKVKAIVLQFEDHRTVRLNGESFTNMTNLRLLDVCAIHLSSGFKQLSNELCLLRRDNCNLRSFPPSFLPKNLVELHMQDSLLCSLWRGENMQVLEKLKVINLNGSKLFVETPNFIYVPNLERLILKGCKALSRIHPSIGNLERLNLLDLGDYENLTGLPNSVGNLKALTVLNLCGCSNLEELPENIGGLEGLEELDISESAITCLPSNLTFLQNLKKLRFHVSKKRPQNSWRTLTRTLRRALNSRRPRLPSFSGLSSLTELDLSGCSLLEGEIPRDIDCLPSLRSLDLAENFFTTITANIERISSLEFLILNHCKNLEVLPRLPESTMVVVIEKCLRLERISNPFIICTVPDSGFCFFNCFNYLPQDLDLTFQ; translated from the exons ATGGCATCTTTCCCAAGGCCAGTAAACCAACAGAGTCAATTCAAGTATGATGTCTTCTTGAGTTTCAAAGGTGAGGATACTCGCAAAAACTTTGTTGACCATCTAAAATATCATCTGTGGCGAAGAGGAATCGTGGCCTTTAAAGATGATCAAGACCGAGATCTACCGAGGGGAAAACGCATTAAACCAGAAATATTGGGGGCAATAGAGAAGTCAAAATATGTATATCTGattttttctgaaaactatGCTTCTTCTACTTGGTGCTTGGAAGAAGTTGCTAAGGCTGTGGAGTGCAAGGATGTCAGTGAAGGATCGGTCATACCGATCTTCTATAGGGTCAATCCATCTGACATACGGAAACTGAGGGGAAACTTTGGGAGAGGCTTTGCTAACACTAAGGAAGCTTATTCGGGCGACAAGAGAGACATAAAGAGGTGGAAAGATGCACTAAGAAAAGTAGCTAATCT ATATGCATTTCTTCGTTGTAGATATGAGACCAAGTTTATTGAGCAAATCATGGGagaacttgaaaataaactagGTCCTAGGTTGTCCTATGTTGTAGGCGATCTTGTGGGAATGCATTCCCATGTTGCAAAGGTAGTAGAATGTTTACGCTTGGGCAAGAGTGGTGCACGCAGTATTGGCATATGGGGAATGGGTGACATGGGCAAAACAACTGTTGCACGAGCAGTTTTtgacaaaatacatggccaattTGATGATGGATGTTGTTTTCTTGCTAATGttagagaaatttcaaaaaagattgGTCTAGTATATCTACAAAACCAGTTTCTTAGTGATATTCTTCAAGATGACAATTTGAGAATCAAGGATGATCACAGAGGAACAAACATGATAAAAGAACGGCTACAACATAAAAAAgttctcattatacttgatgACGTGGATGAAAAGGAGCAATTGGAAAAATTA GTTATTAGATACGCCGATGGCCTTCCTTTAGCCCTTGATGTCTTAGGTTCTTTTTTGGCTTGCAAGAGCTTGATGCAATGGAAGAGTGCACTAGCGAGACTCAAAGAATGTCCAGAAGGGAAAATTTTTGACCGGCTTAGGTTAAGTTATGATGgactacatcaaaaagagaaggagatttTCCTAGATATTGCCTGTTTTTTCAAGGGAAAGGAGAAACCTTATGTTACAGAAGTTTTGGACAATTGTAGCTTGTATGCAGATGTTGGAATCGAAGTCCTTGTCAATAGAGCTCTTATCCAAATTGTGGGCAACAAACTGTGGATGCATGATTTGCTACAAGAGATGGCTTGGGAAATTGTTCGTCGAGAGTCTCCTGAAGAGCCAGGAGAACGAAGTCGAGTCTGGCTTTTTGAGGATGTCTGCCATATTCTATCAAAAAACTCGGTGAGTATCtgcaaaattaatttgcaagCATGCTTAtctgatataa GAACTAGAAAAGTTAAAGCCATAGTCTTGCAATTTGAGGACCATAGAACAGTGCGCTTGAATGGAGAGTCCTTCACAAACATGACTAACTTAAGATTGCTTGATGTTTGTGCCATCCACCTCTCTTCTGGGTTTAAGCAGCTTTCAAATGAACTATGCCTACTAAGACGGGACAATTGCAATCTTAGATCATTTCCACCAAGTTTTCTTCCAAAGAACCTTGTTGAACTCCATATGCAGGATAGCCTCCTTTGCAGCCTTTGGAGAGGGGAAAAT ATGCAGGTCTTAGAGAAGTTAAAAGTTATCAACCTCAATGGTTCCAAATTATTCGTGGAGACTCCAAACTTCATATATGTCCCAAATCTAGAGAGGCTAATTCTCAAAGGTTGCAAAGCATTATCTCGGATTCATCCTTCAATTGGAAATCTTGAAAGACTCAATCTACTTGATTTGGGTGACTATGAAAACCTCACTGGACTTCCAAATAGTGTTGGTAATCTAAAAGCTCTTACAGTTCTTAATCTGTGTGGATGTTCAAATCTTGAAGAGCTGCCTGAGAACATCGGGGGCTTAGAGGGCTTAGAGGAGCTTGATATTAGTGAAAGTGCCATAACATGCCTCCCATCTAACTTGACATTCTTACAAAATCTGAAAAAGTTACGCTTTCATGTCAGTAAAAAGAGGCCACAAAATTCTTGGAGGACACTGACGCGTACGCTAAGAAGAGCTCTCAACTCTAGACGTCCGCGGTTGCCTTCATTTTCAGGGCTATCCTCTCTGACAGAGTTGGATTTGAGCGGTTGTAGTCTTCTAGAAGGAGAAATTCCCCGTGATATTGATTGCTTACCCTCTTTGAGGTCTTTAGACCTAGCCGAAAACTTTTTTACCACCATAACTGCAAATATCGAACGTATCTCTAGCCTGGAATTTCTGATATTAAATCATTGCAAAAATCTTGAAGTGTTACCAAGACTTCCAGAAAGCACAATGGTTGTGGTGATTGAGAAGTGCCTTAGATTGGAAAGGATATCAAACCCATTCATTATATGCACAGTACCCGACTCGGGGTTTTGCTTCTTTAACTGCTTCAATTACCTTCCACAAGATCTTGATTTAACTTTCCAGTAG